In a genomic window of Aquila chrysaetos chrysaetos chromosome Z, bAquChr1.4, whole genome shotgun sequence:
- the PRXL2C gene encoding peroxiredoxin-like 2C, with product MAGPPAPPITRQVGRARGCGQRPELGELREAARCLVVDADGRSIPFKALYGERKAIVVFVRNFLCYTCKEYVEDLAKVPEAFLQEANVRLIVIGQSSYHHIKPFCSLTGYTHEMYVDPQREIYKTLGMKRGEGNNVSVRSPHVKSNTLLGSIRSMWRAMTGPAFDFQGDPAQQGGALILGPGNEVHFLHLDKNRLDHVPINTVLQLAGVKTVNFTNKPQIIDI from the exons ATGGCCGGGCCGCCGGCGCCCCCCATCACGCGGCAGGTCGGCCgggcgcggggctgcgggcagcgGCCGGAGCTGGGGGAGCTGCGGGAGGCCGCCCGCTGCCTGGTGGTGGACGCGGACGGGAGGAGCATCCCCTTCAAGGCCCTGTACGGGGAGCGAAAAGCCATCGTGGTGTTCGTGCGG AATTTTTTATGTTACACCTGTAAGGAGTATGTAGAAGACCTGGCAAAAGTCCCCGAGGCATTTTTACAA GAAGCAAATGTGAGGCTTATAGTTATTGGACAGTCATCTTATCATCACATCAAG CCCTTTTGCAGTTTAACTGGGTATACACACGAAATGTATGTAGATCCACAAAGGGAAATTTATAAAACGCTTGGCATGAAAAGAGGTGAAGGTAATAATGTATCAG TGCGGAGCCCTCATGTGAAATCGAACACGCTCCTGGGAAGTATTAGGAGTATGTGGAGAGCAATGACTGGCCCAGCTTTTGATTTTCAAGGAGACCCCGCTCAGCAGGGAGGAGCTCTGATTTTAGGTCCAG GCAATGAAGTTCATTTTTTGCACCTTGATAAAAACAGGCTGGATCATGTTCCCATTAACACAGTTTTGCAGCTGGCAGGAGTTAAAACAGTAAATTTCACAAACAAACCCCAGATTATTGACATATGA